A part of Streptomyces sp. DSM 40750 genomic DNA contains:
- a CDS encoding VOC family protein — MSSDGFTTCLWFDGQAEEAAAHYVSIFKNSRIGRVTHYGEGMPQPAGSVLTVEFVANGQKFIALNGGPQFKFSEAISFQILCEDQDEIDYYWNSLTEGGEGGQCGWLKDRFGVSWQIEPTALLDMISDPDPQKSARVYAAMMPMGKLDLAALRKAYAGE; from the coding sequence ATGTCCAGCGACGGATTCACCACCTGCCTGTGGTTCGACGGCCAGGCCGAGGAAGCGGCCGCCCACTACGTATCGATCTTCAAGAACTCCCGGATCGGCAGGGTCACCCACTACGGCGAAGGCATGCCCCAGCCGGCCGGCTCCGTGCTCACCGTGGAGTTCGTGGCCAACGGGCAGAAGTTCATCGCGCTGAACGGCGGCCCGCAGTTCAAGTTCAGCGAGGCCATCTCCTTCCAGATCCTCTGCGAGGACCAGGACGAGATCGACTACTACTGGAACAGCCTCACCGAGGGCGGCGAGGGCGGCCAATGCGGATGGCTCAAGGACAGGTTCGGCGTGTCCTGGCAGATCGAACCCACCGCACTCCTCGACATGATCAGCGACCCGGACCCGCAGAAGTCGGCCCGCGTGTACGCGGCGATGATGCCGATGGGCAAACTCGACCTCGCCGCGCTGCGGAAGGCGTACGCGGGCGAATAG
- a CDS encoding ATP-dependent Clp protease proteolytic subunit — protein MAPLITGWAPTLAPRAEEGDTPPSRFDDHLAAQLLAQRIVFLGTQVDEVSANRVCAQLLVLSAEDPRTDISLYINSPGGSVTAGLAIYDTMRLIPNDVATLAMGFAASMGQFLLSVGTRGKRFALPNARIMMHQPSAGIGGTTADIEIQAENLEFTKRAIERITAEHTGQSEETISRDGDRDRWFTAEQAKEYGMVDRVVESLDDVRPAATRRRMGLQ, from the coding sequence GTGGCTCCACTGATCACCGGCTGGGCGCCGACGCTCGCCCCGCGTGCCGAGGAGGGTGACACCCCGCCGTCACGCTTCGACGACCATCTCGCCGCGCAGCTGCTCGCGCAGCGGATCGTCTTCCTCGGCACCCAGGTCGACGAGGTCTCCGCGAACCGGGTCTGCGCGCAGCTGCTGGTGCTGTCGGCGGAGGACCCGCGCACCGACATCAGTCTGTACATCAACAGCCCGGGCGGTTCGGTGACCGCGGGTCTCGCCATCTACGACACGATGCGGCTGATCCCGAACGACGTGGCGACGCTGGCGATGGGTTTCGCGGCGAGCATGGGCCAGTTCCTGCTGAGCGTGGGCACGCGCGGGAAGCGGTTCGCGCTGCCCAACGCGCGGATCATGATGCACCAGCCGTCGGCGGGCATCGGCGGCACCACCGCGGACATCGAGATCCAGGCGGAGAACCTGGAGTTCACCAAGAGGGCCATCGAGCGGATCACCGCGGAGCACACCGGCCAGTCCGAGGAGACGATCTCCCGGGACGGCGACCGCGACCGCTGGTTCACGGCCGAGCAGGCCAAGGAGTACGGGATGGTCGACCGGGTCGTCGAGTCGCTCGACGACGTACGGCCGGCCGCGACCCGCCGACGGATGGGGCTGCAGTGA
- a CDS encoding ClpP family protease produces the protein MGTYTIPNVVERTPQGERSYDVFSRLLSERIIFLGTEIDDGVANVVIAQLLHLESSAPESEIAIYINSPGGSFTSLMAIYDTMTFVQAPISTFCVGQAASTAAVLLAGGDPGRRFVLEHARVLLGQPASGGRQGTVSDLSLQAKEMVRIRAQVEGVLARHTHRDAGELRADMDRDKVFTAEEAVAYGLADEVLGRRVVGD, from the coding sequence ATGGGGACGTACACCATTCCGAACGTGGTCGAGCGGACGCCGCAGGGCGAGCGGTCGTACGACGTGTTCAGCCGGCTGCTGTCCGAGCGGATCATCTTCCTCGGCACGGAGATCGACGACGGGGTGGCCAACGTCGTCATCGCGCAGCTGCTCCATCTGGAGTCGTCGGCGCCGGAGAGCGAGATCGCGATCTACATCAACTCGCCCGGGGGATCGTTCACTTCCCTGATGGCGATCTACGACACGATGACGTTCGTGCAGGCGCCGATCTCGACGTTCTGCGTCGGGCAGGCGGCCTCCACGGCGGCGGTGCTGCTGGCCGGCGGGGACCCCGGGCGGCGGTTCGTACTGGAGCACGCGCGGGTGCTGCTGGGGCAGCCGGCGAGTGGTGGCCGGCAGGGCACGGTCTCCGACCTCTCCCTTCAGGCCAAGGAGATGGTGCGGATCCGTGCGCAGGTCGAGGGGGTTCTCGCCCGGCATACGCACCGTGATGCGGGGGAGCTGCGGGCCGACATGGATCGGGACAAGGTGTTCACGGCGGAGGAGGCGGTGGCGTACGGGCTGGCGGACGAGGTGTTGGGTCGGCGGGTGGTGGGTGACTGA
- a CDS encoding helix-turn-helix domain-containing protein, with protein MSRQAPNEARVIPLRPTVAPPAGGPPAKEPLWRDLVGDVLRRERLAQERTLKDVADTARISMPYLSEVERGRKEASSEVLAAAAQALGLSLGDLLSLAQTELTRHTPHTRRTTNAPYNGLCLAA; from the coding sequence GTGAGCCGACAAGCGCCGAACGAAGCCCGAGTCATCCCGCTACGCCCGACAGTGGCCCCTCCCGCCGGCGGCCCACCCGCCAAGGAACCCCTGTGGCGCGACCTCGTCGGTGACGTCCTCCGGCGCGAACGGCTCGCCCAGGAACGCACGTTGAAGGACGTGGCCGACACGGCGCGGATCTCGATGCCGTACCTCTCCGAGGTGGAACGGGGCCGCAAGGAGGCCTCGTCCGAGGTCCTCGCGGCCGCCGCCCAGGCCCTCGGCCTGAGCCTGGGCGACCTACTCTCCCTGGCCCAGACCGAACTGACCCGCCATACGCCCCACACCCGCAGGACGACCAACGCCCCCTACAACGGGCTGTGCCTCGCAGCCTGA
- a CDS encoding DinB family protein has protein sequence MSDSLETRPDEQPLPERKPGWGDRFVGPEGDPRSEGGYEGERATLVGYLRDQRLTLELKCAGLDAEALARRSVPPSDMSLLGLVRHLAGVEQYWFREALAGQREPRHYRAGDDPDGDFNDAVADPEAVADAWETWRSEVDFAERFVAAAPDLGITGRHDDEPIALREVLVHMIEEYARHNGHADFLRERIDGRIGQ, from the coding sequence ATGAGTGACAGTCTTGAGACGCGGCCCGACGAACAGCCCCTGCCGGAGCGGAAGCCCGGCTGGGGCGACAGGTTCGTCGGACCCGAAGGGGATCCGCGCAGCGAAGGAGGCTACGAGGGGGAGCGGGCCACCCTGGTCGGGTACCTCCGCGACCAGCGGCTGACCCTGGAGCTGAAGTGCGCGGGGCTCGACGCCGAGGCCCTGGCCCGTCGCTCGGTGCCGCCGTCCGACATGTCGCTGCTGGGGCTCGTACGCCACCTGGCCGGCGTGGAACAGTACTGGTTCCGCGAGGCGTTGGCAGGACAGCGGGAGCCACGCCACTACCGCGCCGGAGACGACCCCGATGGGGACTTCAACGATGCCGTGGCCGACCCCGAGGCCGTCGCCGACGCCTGGGAGACCTGGCGCTCCGAGGTCGACTTCGCCGAGCGGTTCGTCGCCGCGGCCCCCGACCTGGGCATCACCGGCCGCCACGACGACGAGCCCATCGCCCTCCGCGAGGTCCTCGTCCACATGATCGAGGAGTACGCCCGCCACAACGGCCACGCCGACTTCCTGCGCGAACGCATCGACGGCCGCATCGGCCAGTGA
- a CDS encoding MurR/RpiR family transcriptional regulator gives MKISDHGDLGDGLARLRAAVRDHWESLSASERAVAQYLASAPVEQLLFAGAQELGTASGTSNATVVRALQRLGYAGLPALKRELATGFTAAVAPEVRLKQRIAHVGPDLDGIWSDVIDEAQERIEQTRRLTEPDALRAAVAALADAGEIHCFGIAASEPAARHLSLALGRIDRRSRFSGATGFALADHLLALRQGDAVVIFQPGRALHELTVLVERARAVGARVVLVTDELGEEFGDRVDAVLTAPHTPTGITSEALTALVVADVLLLALTTLDETRAVDTSHQLTVLREQLMPTRSNRKG, from the coding sequence ATGAAAATTTCAGATCACGGGGATCTCGGAGACGGGCTGGCCCGGCTCCGCGCGGCGGTCCGTGACCACTGGGAGAGCCTGTCCGCCTCCGAGCGCGCGGTCGCCCAGTACCTCGCCAGCGCCCCCGTCGAGCAACTCCTCTTCGCCGGCGCCCAGGAGCTCGGCACGGCCAGCGGGACCAGCAACGCCACCGTGGTCCGCGCGCTCCAGCGTCTCGGCTACGCCGGTCTGCCCGCCCTCAAGCGTGAACTGGCCACCGGCTTCACCGCGGCCGTGGCGCCCGAGGTGCGGCTGAAGCAGCGCATCGCCCATGTCGGCCCGGACCTCGACGGCATCTGGAGCGATGTGATCGACGAGGCCCAGGAACGCATCGAGCAGACCCGGCGGCTGACCGAGCCGGACGCCCTGCGTGCCGCCGTGGCCGCGCTCGCCGACGCCGGGGAGATCCACTGCTTCGGGATCGCCGCCTCCGAACCGGCCGCCCGCCACCTGTCGTTGGCGCTGGGCCGCATCGACCGCCGGTCCCGCTTCTCCGGCGCCACCGGGTTCGCCCTCGCCGACCATTTGCTGGCGCTGCGTCAGGGCGACGCCGTGGTGATCTTCCAACCCGGGCGTGCCCTGCACGAGCTGACCGTGCTCGTCGAACGCGCGCGAGCGGTCGGGGCGCGGGTCGTCCTCGTCACCGACGAACTCGGAGAGGAGTTCGGCGACCGCGTGGACGCCGTCCTGACCGCACCGCACACCCCCACGGGCATCACCTCGGAGGCGCTCACCGCGCTCGTCGTGGCGGATGTGCTGCTCCTCGCCCTGACGACTCTGGACGAGACACGGGCCGTCGACACCTCCCACCAACTCACCGTACTGCGCGAGCAGTTGATGCCCACCAGAAGCAACCGGAAGGGCTGA
- a CDS encoding C45 family autoproteolytic acyltransferase/hydolase, with translation MASPSAPAAPSSRSLPLVEISGAPLERGRQYGEAVRPQLHAALAYYEEAFGHAAGLTWDQVTARASRWQEPVDAYAPQLLEEMRGIADGAGVTLLDVLALNARGEVLYDQSFATMVSESASEETVAEERVEGCTSFALYGPASGDGHVWAGQNWDWRAGVGDTVVMLRIVQPPAPTLIMQVEAGQVGRQGANSAGIALNANGLGGRFDDSVGLPQTVVRRSVLDQASITDALDVLCRTRAHIASNALLTCREGFAIDLETTPAGHGWMHARDGLLVHGNHYQAGVPAAIAADYRPLSSDSLVRVPRAEQGLQALRGSTGPDESRKLIKQAMSDHLGLPESLCTHPDPRRPVVEHWTTLVSSCVDLTSGDYHVTAGTPCDRDYQHLPWNLYDGPHGAPSTDCPS, from the coding sequence ATGGCATCCCCCTCTGCCCCGGCAGCCCCCTCATCCCGCTCCCTCCCCCTGGTCGAGATCTCCGGCGCTCCCCTGGAGCGCGGGCGGCAGTACGGCGAGGCCGTGCGGCCCCAACTGCACGCGGCGCTCGCCTACTACGAGGAGGCCTTCGGTCACGCCGCCGGGCTGACCTGGGACCAGGTCACCGCCCGCGCGTCCCGCTGGCAGGAACCGGTGGACGCGTACGCACCCCAGCTGTTGGAGGAGATGCGGGGCATCGCCGACGGGGCGGGCGTGACGCTCCTGGACGTGCTGGCGCTCAACGCCCGTGGCGAGGTCCTCTACGACCAGTCGTTCGCGACGATGGTGTCCGAGTCCGCGTCGGAGGAGACGGTCGCCGAGGAGCGGGTCGAGGGCTGCACCTCGTTCGCCCTGTACGGGCCGGCCAGCGGCGACGGTCATGTGTGGGCCGGGCAGAACTGGGACTGGCGGGCGGGTGTGGGCGACACGGTCGTCATGCTGCGGATCGTGCAGCCCCCCGCGCCGACGCTGATCATGCAGGTCGAGGCCGGGCAGGTCGGCCGCCAGGGCGCCAACTCGGCGGGCATCGCGCTCAACGCCAACGGTCTGGGCGGACGGTTCGACGACAGCGTCGGCCTGCCGCAGACCGTGGTCCGCCGCAGCGTCCTGGACCAGGCGAGTATCACGGACGCGCTGGACGTGCTGTGCCGCACCCGGGCGCACATCGCCTCCAACGCGCTGCTGACCTGCCGTGAGGGCTTCGCCATCGATCTGGAGACCACGCCCGCCGGGCACGGCTGGATGCACGCGCGGGACGGGCTCCTGGTGCACGGCAACCACTACCAGGCGGGGGTCCCCGCGGCCATCGCCGCCGACTACCGCCCGTTGTCCTCGGACTCGCTGGTGCGCGTACCCCGCGCCGAGCAGGGTCTGCAGGCGCTGCGCGGGTCCACCGGGCCCGACGAGTCCCGCAAGCTGATCAAGCAGGCCATGTCCGACCACCTCGGACTGCCCGAGTCGTTGTGCACCCACCCCGATCCGCGCCGGCCCGTCGTGGAGCACTGGACCACGCTGGTCTCCTCCTGCGTGGACCTGACCAGCGGCGACTACCACGTGACCGCGGGCACCCCCTGCGACCGCGACTACCAACACCTGCCGTGGAACCTCTACGACGGCCCGCACGGCGCCCCCTCCACCGACTGTCCCAGCTGA
- a CDS encoding ABC transporter substrate-binding protein: protein MTTYKRRAVTAGLAAAGLLTTVGCSGADTAATGGAPADAAKLKLTATTPAAQGAVAKVNWLLEDEPDSLDLDTQGTSAGRVVLTNVCERLYQLQPDMTIKPFLAEKAATPDDRTLVLTVRDGVTFHDGSALTADDVLWSLKRHADPDMEQSDEFPNVASMEKTGADEITIRFKKPDALFTKALAGDAGIVWNKEQVEKAGEDFGTPGQTDACSGPYALTGWKSGDSITIRAYDGYWGEKPLTQEVVFRWAADSALVNALKTGAADGTFAESPNTASALRGVKGLTQYYGLSTATLDLIPTERGGLKDPKIRKALSLALDRAGIAKSGYGGFVEPWASPVGSGSWGYAKTEFTAAQKELAATSPASPDADDIAEAKRLIKEAGAPTEPIVIGTDATQGRTVVANAVRAALQRIGLKGTIKTVPTAQFEEFYSDPQARAEIDVLVADWYISKSDPMGFYDNGLSDSSNNWVGFKDATYDEKVRQALGTLDDDERATLAIDVQKLFADAAVWIPVAQVPSVLVLDDELTGAPASQAYLYYPWAAGLGAKKG from the coding sequence ATGACAACGTACAAGCGGAGAGCGGTGACCGCCGGGCTGGCCGCCGCGGGTCTGCTCACGACCGTCGGTTGCAGCGGCGCCGACACGGCCGCCACCGGCGGCGCACCGGCCGACGCCGCGAAGCTGAAGCTCACCGCCACCACGCCCGCCGCCCAGGGCGCGGTGGCGAAGGTGAACTGGCTGCTGGAGGACGAACCCGATTCCCTGGACCTCGACACACAGGGCACCAGCGCCGGCCGTGTCGTCCTCACCAACGTCTGCGAGCGGCTCTACCAGCTGCAGCCCGACATGACGATCAAGCCCTTCCTCGCCGAGAAGGCCGCCACGCCCGACGACAGGACGCTCGTCCTGACCGTGCGGGACGGCGTCACCTTCCACGACGGCTCCGCGCTCACCGCCGACGACGTGCTCTGGAGTCTGAAGCGGCACGCCGACCCGGACATGGAGCAGAGCGACGAGTTCCCCAACGTCGCCTCCATGGAGAAGACCGGCGCCGACGAGATCACCATCCGCTTCAAGAAGCCCGACGCCCTGTTCACCAAGGCGCTCGCCGGCGACGCCGGCATCGTCTGGAACAAGGAGCAGGTGGAGAAGGCCGGCGAGGACTTCGGCACCCCGGGCCAGACCGACGCCTGCTCGGGCCCGTACGCGCTGACGGGCTGGAAGTCCGGTGACTCGATCACCATCCGGGCCTACGACGGCTACTGGGGAGAGAAGCCGCTCACCCAGGAGGTCGTCTTCCGCTGGGCGGCCGACAGCGCCCTGGTCAACGCGCTGAAGACCGGTGCCGCCGACGGCACGTTCGCCGAGTCGCCGAACACCGCCTCCGCCCTGCGCGGCGTCAAGGGACTCACCCAGTACTACGGCCTCTCCACCGCGACCCTCGATCTCATCCCTACCGAGCGGGGCGGGCTCAAGGACCCGAAGATCCGCAAGGCGCTGTCGCTGGCGCTCGACCGGGCGGGTATCGCCAAGTCCGGCTACGGCGGGTTCGTCGAGCCCTGGGCCAGCCCCGTGGGCTCCGGTTCCTGGGGCTATGCGAAGACCGAGTTCACCGCCGCACAGAAGGAGTTGGCGGCCACCTCGCCCGCCTCGCCCGACGCCGACGACATCGCCGAGGCCAAACGGCTGATCAAGGAGGCGGGGGCGCCCACCGAGCCGATCGTCATCGGCACGGACGCCACCCAGGGCCGCACGGTCGTCGCCAACGCCGTACGGGCCGCGCTCCAGCGGATCGGGCTCAAGGGCACGATCAAGACGGTGCCCACCGCACAGTTCGAGGAGTTCTACAGCGATCCGCAGGCCCGTGCCGAGATCGATGTGCTGGTCGCGGACTGGTACATCTCCAAGTCCGACCCGATGGGCTTCTACGACAACGGCCTGTCCGACTCTTCCAACAACTGGGTCGGCTTCAAGGACGCCACGTACGACGAGAAGGTGCGCCAGGCGCTGGGCACCCTCGACGACGACGAGCGGGCGACCCTCGCCATCGATGTGCAGAAGCTGTTCGCGGACGCCGCCGTGTGGATCCCCGTGGCGCAGGTGCCCTCGGTGCTGGTGCTCGACGACGAGTTGACCGGGGCGCCCGCCTCGCAGGCGTACCTCTACTACCCGTGGGCGGCCGGGCTCGGCGCCAAGAAGGGCTGA
- a CDS encoding ABC transporter permease, protein MPVRLARLLAGFLATLFAASFVIFAAVYAAPGDPAVFLAGGRDKLTPERLAAVRAQYHLDEPLVVQYGRWLWDCLHLDLGRSFKYSDQVSDLLAARLPTTLALVAYATLLFVVLGVGAGVLAAVKQSTWVDSAVVGGTTLAASVPSFVAAIALVSVFGVQLGWFPVTGSGNGFAGTVHHLTLPALSLALGALALISRVTRQAMAEAAASDHVEAARASGIPEREIVRRHVLRNALGPIVTMCGLVMAGMLAGTVVVETAFGMSGIGSLLVGAINTHDFPVAQAVLLLMVTGYIAVTTVVDLVHPLLDPRVREEARTT, encoded by the coding sequence ATGCCCGTCCGTCTGGCGCGGCTGCTGGCCGGATTCCTGGCCACGCTCTTCGCCGCCTCGTTCGTCATCTTCGCCGCCGTGTACGCGGCGCCCGGCGATCCCGCCGTCTTCCTGGCCGGCGGCCGCGACAAGCTCACCCCCGAGCGGCTCGCGGCCGTCCGCGCCCAGTACCACCTCGACGAGCCGCTGGTCGTGCAGTACGGCCGCTGGCTGTGGGACTGCCTGCATCTCGACCTCGGCCGCTCCTTCAAGTACAGCGACCAGGTGTCCGACCTGCTCGCGGCCCGCCTGCCGACGACGCTGGCGCTGGTCGCCTACGCGACGCTGCTGTTCGTCGTGCTCGGGGTGGGCGCGGGCGTCCTGGCGGCGGTGAAGCAGTCGACGTGGGTGGACTCGGCGGTCGTGGGCGGGACGACGCTCGCCGCGTCGGTGCCGTCGTTCGTCGCCGCGATCGCGCTCGTGTCGGTGTTCGGGGTGCAGCTGGGCTGGTTCCCGGTGACGGGCAGCGGCAACGGTTTCGCCGGCACCGTGCACCATCTGACGCTGCCCGCCCTGTCGTTGGCGCTCGGCGCGCTCGCGCTGATCAGCCGGGTCACCCGGCAGGCCATGGCGGAGGCCGCCGCCTCCGACCACGTCGAGGCGGCCCGTGCCTCCGGCATCCCGGAACGGGAGATCGTCCGCCGCCATGTGCTGCGCAACGCGCTCGGCCCGATCGTCACCATGTGCGGGCTGGTCATGGCGGGGATGCTCGCCGGGACGGTCGTCGTGGAGACCGCGTTCGGCATGAGCGGTATCGGCTCGCTGCTCGTCGGCGCGATCAACACCCATGACTTCCCGGTGGCGCAGGCCGTTCTGCTGCTGATGGTCACCGGTTACATCGCCGTCACCACCGTCGTGGACCTGGTTCATCCGCTCCTCGATCCGCGCGTCCGCGAGGAGGCCCGCACCACATGA
- a CDS encoding ABC transporter permease → MTTLTLTPVGLRSRRPVGVTVAAGFLALVVLAAALAPLLAPYAPDAIDLSASLAGTSGDHLLGTDASGQDLLSRVLYGARTSLIAPLLLLAVAALLGVTLGVLAAWRGGWVDTFVSRLTDVMYAFPGLLFTVLIIAVFGAGMTTSVLALGLAYTPTVAKYTRSVALSEARKPYVDAYRVQGMGGARICAFHLVPNLGRAVTGYLVVLFGEALMSLATLSYLGFGAQPPSSDWGLMVQEGQAAVVQGALLPALVPGTAIAVVVVSFNVVGVWAADRLGRQG, encoded by the coding sequence ATGACCACGCTCACCCTCACCCCGGTCGGGCTACGGTCCCGCCGCCCCGTCGGCGTCACGGTCGCCGCCGGATTCCTGGCCCTGGTCGTCCTGGCCGCCGCGCTGGCTCCGCTGCTCGCGCCGTACGCGCCCGACGCGATCGACCTGTCCGCGTCGCTCGCCGGGACCAGCGGCGACCACCTCCTGGGCACCGACGCCTCCGGGCAGGACCTGCTCTCGCGCGTCCTGTACGGCGCCCGCACCAGCCTGATCGCTCCGCTGCTGCTGCTCGCGGTGGCCGCGCTGCTCGGCGTCACCCTCGGGGTGCTCGCCGCATGGCGCGGCGGCTGGGTCGACACGTTCGTCTCCCGGCTCACGGACGTCATGTACGCCTTCCCCGGGCTGCTGTTCACCGTCCTGATCATCGCGGTCTTCGGCGCCGGCATGACCACGTCCGTGCTGGCCCTCGGGCTCGCGTACACGCCGACCGTCGCCAAGTACACCCGCTCAGTCGCCCTCTCCGAGGCCCGCAAGCCGTATGTGGACGCCTACCGGGTGCAGGGCATGGGCGGTGCCCGGATCTGCGCGTTCCACCTGGTGCCGAACCTCGGCCGGGCGGTGACCGGTTATCTGGTGGTGCTCTTCGGGGAGGCCCTGATGTCGCTGGCCACCCTCTCCTACCTCGGCTTCGGCGCTCAACCGCCCAGCTCCGACTGGGGGTTGATGGTGCAGGAGGGGCAGGCGGCCGTCGTCCAGGGCGCGTTGCTGCCCGCTCTCGTCCCGGGCACGGCCATCGCCGTGGTCGTCGTGTCGTTCAACGTGGTCGGCGTCTGGGCGGCCGACCGGCTCGGAAGGCAGGGCTGA
- a CDS encoding ABC transporter ATP-binding protein, whose amino-acid sequence MLLTIDHLTVGIPGAARPVLDDVSLRVTPGEVVGLVGESGSGKSTTAKAALGLLPGGAGVSGTLRVGDADVLSLTGEELRRHRARTVAMIHQDPRAALNPVRRIGDFLRERGADRKAATELLAAVGLPDPERRLRQRPHELSGGMLQRVVIAGALAARPRLLLADEATSALDVTTQAEILAQLRVLRAETGAGLLFITHDLHLAAAYCDRVYVMYAGRVVEERTAAALFADPAHPYTRGLLSCSPTLGETPRTLLPIPGRPPSLGDSFPGCPFAPRCPDAQPDCENWLPEAVSLPDGGTAACRRVPAAAVSVPAASAASAASAERTTTS is encoded by the coding sequence ATGCTGCTCACCATCGATCATCTGACGGTCGGGATCCCGGGTGCCGCCCGTCCGGTCCTCGACGACGTCTCCCTGCGGGTCACCCCGGGTGAGGTCGTCGGCCTGGTCGGCGAGTCCGGCTCCGGCAAGTCGACGACGGCGAAGGCCGCGCTCGGTCTGCTGCCGGGCGGGGCGGGCGTCTCCGGCACGCTACGGGTGGGCGACGCGGACGTCCTCTCCCTCACCGGCGAGGAACTTCGCCGCCACCGGGCCCGCACCGTGGCGATGATCCACCAGGATCCGCGGGCCGCCCTCAACCCCGTACGCCGCATCGGTGACTTCCTCCGCGAGCGCGGAGCGGACCGGAAGGCGGCCACCGAACTCCTCGCGGCCGTGGGTCTTCCCGACCCGGAACGCCGGCTGCGGCAGCGCCCGCACGAACTCTCCGGCGGCATGCTCCAGCGTGTCGTCATCGCCGGAGCGCTCGCCGCGCGGCCCCGGCTGCTGCTGGCCGACGAGGCGACCAGCGCGCTCGACGTCACCACCCAGGCCGAGATCCTCGCCCAACTGCGCGTCCTGCGCGCCGAGACCGGTGCCGGACTCCTCTTCATCACCCACGACCTGCACCTCGCCGCCGCGTACTGCGACCGTGTCTACGTCATGTACGCGGGCCGGGTCGTCGAAGAGCGCACCGCGGCGGCCCTCTTCGCCGATCCCGCCCACCCCTACACACGCGGCCTGCTCTCCTGCTCACCGACCCTCGGCGAGACGCCACGCACCCTCCTGCCGATTCCGGGCCGCCCACCGTCCCTCGGCGACTCCTTCCCCGGCTGCCCGTTCGCGCCCCGCTGCCCGGACGCCCAGCCCGACTGCGAGAACTGGCTCCCGGAGGCGGTGTCGCTGCCGGACGGTGGGACGGCGGCCTGCCGGCGTGTACCGGCCGCCGCCGTGTCCGTCCCGGCGGCCTCGGCGGCCTCGGCGGCCTCGGCGGAAAGGACCACCACGTCATGA
- a CDS encoding ABC transporter ATP-binding protein produces the protein MTDTSRTPPPATGDGALLVVDQLCKTYPLPGRGRLTAAEAVSFTVARGGSLGIVGESGSGKTTVARMLVGLVRPDSGTVAVDGRAREARAPRRREDRLARAREIQMVFQDPYISLDPRLTADQCLRTALRLHGRDEHLAAELLDQVGLGARESDARPRQLSGGQRQRLAIARALAVRPRVLVLDEAVAALDVSIQAQILHLLDEIRRDTGVALVFVSHDLAVVQHITDEVLVMHGGQVVEQGPTRRVLGEPADPYTRLLLAAVPREGWDPDDAVAARAALAG, from the coding sequence ATGACCGACACCTCCAGGACCCCGCCCCCAGCCACCGGCGACGGCGCCCTGCTCGTCGTCGACCAGTTGTGCAAGACGTATCCCCTGCCGGGGCGCGGCCGCCTCACCGCCGCCGAGGCGGTGTCGTTCACCGTGGCCCGTGGCGGCTCCCTCGGCATCGTCGGGGAGTCCGGTTCGGGCAAGACGACCGTGGCCCGGATGCTCGTCGGGCTCGTGCGCCCCGACTCGGGCACGGTCGCGGTCGACGGCCGCGCACGGGAAGCCCGCGCCCCACGGCGCCGGGAGGACCGGCTGGCCCGGGCCCGGGAGATCCAGATGGTCTTCCAGGACCCGTACATCTCGCTCGACCCGAGGCTGACGGCGGATCAGTGTCTGCGCACCGCGCTGCGTCTGCACGGCCGGGACGAGCACCTGGCCGCCGAGCTGCTGGACCAGGTCGGGCTCGGCGCGCGGGAGTCCGACGCGCGGCCCCGGCAGCTGTCCGGCGGGCAGCGGCAACGGCTCGCCATCGCCCGGGCCCTCGCCGTGCGCCCCCGGGTGCTGGTCCTGGACGAGGCGGTCGCCGCGCTGGACGTGTCGATCCAGGCGCAGATCCTCCACCTGCTGGACGAGATCCGCCGCGACACCGGTGTCGCCCTGGTCTTCGTCAGCCATGACCTAGCCGTGGTCCAGCACATCACCGACGAGGTGCTGGTCATGCACGGCGGGCAGGTCGTCGAGCAGGGTCCGACACGGCGGGTGCTCGGCGAACCGGCCGACCCGTACACGCGGTTGCTGCTGGCCGCCGTACCCAGGGAGGGCTGGGACCCGGACGACGCGGTCGCGGCACGGGCGGCGCTCGCCGGGTAG